ACGCAGATCTTAGGCGGCGGCGACGCTAAAGCCGGTGCGGTGGAGCTGGTCGAAAAGCTCAAGACGGAGGTGCGGGTAATATGATCTTAGTATTCATCGAACACAAAGACTGCGTTCTGAATAAGACCTCGCTTGAGGCGATCACGGCGGCACAAACTATCGGCAAGGATCTCGGTCTTGGCGTAGCGGCGGTTTTGCCGTGCGATAAAGATTGCTCGCTTGCTCAGGAGATCGCGAGCTACAACATTGAAAAGGTCATCGTCGCGAAGAACGAAAGGCTTGGCACTTACACGCCTGATGCCTACGCCGACGCTTGGGAGCAGGTCATAAAAGCTGTCAACCCGCAATACGTAGTGATGTCGCACACCTATCAGGTGCGTGATTTCGCCCCGAAGGTCGCCACGCGTTTCGGCCGCGAGATGGTCGGAGACTGTATTCGCTATCGTGCCGAAGGCGGGAAGTTGGTGCTGACACGCCGTATTTTCCTCGGCAAACTGGATGCTGACGTAACCATCGGCGGCGACGCACCGTATTTTGTCACGTTCCAATCAGGTGCGTTTCGCGGAGATGCAGCCGAAAAGGGAAGTGCAGCGGTTGAGGTAATGGACGTTACGGTCGGTG
This sequence is a window from Acidobacteriota bacterium. Protein-coding genes within it:
- a CDS encoding electron transfer flavoprotein subunit alpha/FixB family protein — its product is MILVFIEHKDCVLNKTSLEAITAAQTIGKDLGLGVAAVLPCDKDCSLAQEIASYNIEKVIVAKNERLGTYTPDAYADAWEQVIKAVNPQYVVMSHTYQVRDFAPKVATRFGREMVGDCIRYRAEGGKLVLTRRIFLGKLDADVTIGGDAPYFVTFQSGAFRGDAAEKGSAAVEVMDVTVGDVRMTPEAPFQEAKASVDLTKSEVIVAIGRGIKSQENIAVAEQLAEVLGADIAASRPICDNEWLPIDRQIGSSGQTVAPKLYIALGISGAIQHIVGMKNASTIVAINKDAEAPIFDIADYGIVGDLFEAVPVLVEEIKKAKG